A single window of Modestobacter italicus DNA harbors:
- a CDS encoding polysaccharide deacetylase family protein encodes MATRRQFLLGAGGGAAGLAVGAAAGALLVGDDDTARAEATAAAAAQQRFLEAGGAADAGERVARLGTRRVVWSATVTEPIAAITFDDGPTPEYTPRILDALATAGVTATFNVMGWNGVHHPDLLREVVAAGHGIGNHTWDHRDLTTLDVDETREELVRCKEEVEAVIGRPFTSFRPPRGELTGYALRVAAELGYDTYIWSVTRGPGDSTSVTEIGDYMGRTVSAGDVLGLHDGIGRGTFDPTASFARALADRRELEVRALPAALARIADRGITLLSADDLLSRSVPPPVGGTGPPPP; translated from the coding sequence GTGGCGACGCGACGGCAGTTCCTGCTCGGAGCCGGCGGCGGCGCTGCCGGGCTGGCCGTGGGCGCCGCCGCCGGCGCCCTGCTGGTCGGGGACGACGACACCGCCCGCGCCGAGGCGACCGCGGCCGCGGCCGCCCAGCAGAGGTTCCTGGAGGCCGGCGGTGCCGCCGACGCCGGTGAGCGGGTGGCCCGGCTGGGCACCCGGCGGGTCGTCTGGAGCGCCACGGTGACCGAGCCGATCGCGGCCATCACCTTCGACGACGGGCCGACGCCGGAGTACACCCCGCGGATCCTCGACGCGCTGGCCACCGCCGGGGTCACGGCCACCTTCAACGTCATGGGCTGGAACGGCGTCCACCACCCCGACCTGCTGCGCGAGGTGGTGGCGGCCGGCCACGGGATCGGCAACCACACCTGGGACCACCGCGACCTCACCACCCTGGACGTCGACGAGACCCGCGAGGAGCTGGTGCGCTGCAAGGAGGAGGTGGAGGCGGTCATCGGCCGGCCGTTCACCAGCTTCCGCCCGCCCCGCGGCGAGCTGACGGGGTACGCGCTGCGGGTGGCGGCGGAGCTCGGCTACGACACCTACATCTGGTCGGTCACCCGCGGGCCGGGCGACAGCACGTCGGTGACCGAGATCGGCGACTACATGGGGCGGACGGTGAGCGCCGGCGACGTGCTCGGCCTGCACGACGGGATCGGGCGGGGCACCTTCGACCCCACCGCGTCCTTCGCACGCGCCCTCGCCGACCGGCGCGAGCTGGAGGTGCGTGCCCTGCCCGCGGCCCTGGCCCGGATCGCTGACCGGGGCATCACGCTGCTGTCGGCCGACGACCTGCTGTCCCGCAGCGTGCCGCCCCCGGTCGGGGGCACCGGGCCGCCCCCGCCCTGA
- a CDS encoding ATP-binding protein, whose product MAPDVPSDPEGSVAVTDLFSGGGEAGRLMASHDWSATPLGPVETWPASLRYAVRTVLASRFPMVLTWGPQYLQFYNDGYAPFIGAKHPAIGEDIRVTLAEGWAALEGPVEHAMATREASWLPRLPLLLERAGYREETYFTVSHAPAFGDDGRVAGMHAVCTEVTAEVLGERRQRLLHDLSASGNQLGDDETLLAGLCGALATDPLDVPAAAVYLHDEGGRLSRAAVVGCPADRLPATVDDPAELPGRLTDLALVGGFWQDPVTEAVVLPLTATAGGDRLGVLVAGTSPNRAFDAEYRTFLELVAGQFVSALGNARAFEAERRRAESLAELDRAKTAFFSDVSHELRTPLTLLLGPIADVLEDAGPLPPGARDQLALALRNGQRLQRLVNDLMDVASIEAGRATAVRVGTDLADFTTELAGVLRAAAERAGLRLTVDCPPLPRPVFVDPRMWEKVVLNLLSNAVKYTFVGGISVALRDTGDGVALTVTDTGIGIPVEELPRVFDRFHRVPGSLGRHREGTGIGLALVRELVALHGGSVTVTSEPGRGSTFTATIPYGSPDAEGDADHPVGPSEMARGTAEAWEQEVTPREQPAVPAGATATVLVVDDNADMRTYLTRLLSPIWRVRTCTNGEEALAAVAEELPDVVLTDVMMPRVDGFELLRRLRADPATRGIPVVMLTARAGQEAAVEGFAAGVDDYLAKPFQAAELVARVRVAVERARGGREEPTDELPTRPLNLPATPAPERPAPSPGVRDLVPASRPPAVAPPPEPAQVHYERWRFPATPQSVSALRRALRRLFATAELDEDQAYDLLLAACEAVTNAVEHAQDPTEPFVDVAAEVGGGRVLITVRDHGQWRERVPSMDRGRGSTLMSAFADISAVPSPEGTTVTIRVPRTDGPPEAGAPA is encoded by the coding sequence ATGGCCCCCGATGTCCCGTCGGACCCCGAGGGCAGCGTCGCGGTCACCGACCTGTTCAGCGGGGGCGGGGAGGCCGGCCGGCTGATGGCCAGCCACGACTGGTCCGCGACCCCGCTCGGCCCGGTGGAGACCTGGCCGGCCAGCCTGCGCTACGCCGTCCGCACCGTGCTGGCCTCGCGCTTCCCGATGGTGCTGACCTGGGGGCCGCAGTACCTGCAGTTCTACAACGACGGGTACGCCCCCTTCATCGGCGCGAAGCACCCGGCCATCGGCGAGGACATCCGGGTCACCCTGGCCGAGGGGTGGGCGGCGCTCGAGGGGCCGGTCGAGCACGCGATGGCCACCCGCGAGGCCTCCTGGCTGCCCCGCCTGCCGCTGCTGCTGGAACGGGCGGGGTACCGCGAGGAGACCTACTTCACCGTCTCCCACGCCCCCGCGTTCGGCGACGACGGCCGGGTCGCCGGCATGCACGCGGTCTGCACCGAGGTGACCGCCGAGGTCCTCGGTGAGCGCCGCCAGCGGCTGCTGCACGACCTCTCGGCCTCTGGCAACCAGCTCGGCGACGACGAGACCCTGCTCGCCGGGCTGTGCGGGGCGCTGGCCACCGACCCGCTGGACGTGCCCGCCGCGGCGGTCTACCTCCACGACGAGGGTGGCCGGCTCTCCCGGGCGGCCGTCGTCGGCTGCCCGGCCGACCGGCTGCCGGCCACCGTCGACGACCCCGCCGAGCTCCCGGGCCGGCTCACCGACCTCGCCCTGGTCGGCGGCTTCTGGCAGGACCCGGTGACCGAGGCCGTCGTCCTCCCGCTCACCGCCACGGCCGGGGGCGACCGGCTGGGCGTGCTGGTCGCCGGTACCAGCCCCAACCGGGCGTTCGACGCGGAGTACCGGACCTTCCTGGAGCTGGTCGCCGGTCAGTTCGTCAGCGCGCTGGGCAACGCCCGTGCCTTCGAGGCCGAGCGACGGCGGGCGGAGTCCCTCGCCGAGCTCGACCGCGCCAAGACCGCGTTCTTCTCCGACGTCAGCCACGAGCTGCGCACCCCGCTGACGCTGCTGCTCGGCCCGATCGCCGACGTGCTGGAGGACGCCGGTCCGCTGCCGCCCGGCGCCCGGGACCAGCTCGCCCTCGCGCTGCGCAACGGCCAGCGCCTGCAGCGGCTGGTCAACGACCTGATGGACGTCGCGAGCATCGAGGCCGGCCGCGCCACCGCCGTCCGGGTCGGGACCGACCTCGCCGACTTCACCACCGAGCTCGCCGGCGTGCTGCGCGCGGCGGCCGAGCGGGCCGGGCTGCGGCTGACCGTCGACTGCCCGCCGCTGCCCCGACCGGTGTTCGTCGACCCGCGGATGTGGGAGAAGGTCGTCCTCAACCTGCTGTCCAACGCGGTGAAGTACACCTTCGTCGGGGGCATCTCGGTGGCCCTGCGGGACACCGGGGACGGCGTGGCCCTCACCGTCACCGACACCGGCATCGGCATCCCGGTCGAGGAGCTGCCGCGGGTCTTCGACCGGTTCCACCGGGTCCCGGGGTCGCTGGGACGGCACCGCGAGGGCACCGGCATCGGGCTGGCCCTGGTGCGCGAGCTGGTCGCGCTGCACGGCGGGTCGGTGACCGTGACCAGCGAGCCCGGGCGGGGCAGCACCTTCACCGCCACAATCCCCTACGGCAGCCCGGACGCCGAGGGCGACGCCGACCACCCGGTCGGTCCCTCCGAGATGGCGCGCGGCACGGCCGAGGCCTGGGAGCAGGAGGTCACCCCGCGCGAGCAGCCGGCGGTCCCGGCCGGCGCGACCGCCACCGTGCTGGTCGTCGACGACAACGCCGACATGCGCACCTACCTGACCCGGCTGCTCTCCCCGATCTGGCGGGTGCGCACCTGCACCAACGGCGAGGAGGCGCTGGCGGCCGTCGCCGAGGAGCTGCCCGACGTCGTCCTGACCGACGTGATGATGCCGCGCGTCGACGGGTTCGAGCTGCTCCGCCGGCTGCGCGCCGACCCGGCGACCCGGGGGATCCCGGTCGTCATGCTCACCGCCCGGGCCGGCCAGGAGGCGGCCGTGGAGGGCTTCGCGGCCGGCGTGGACGACTACCTCGCCAAGCCCTTCCAGGCCGCCGAGCTCGTCGCCCGGGTGCGGGTGGCCGTCGAGCGGGCGCGCGGCGGTCGGGAGGAGCCCACCGACGAGCTGCCGACCCGGCCGCTCAACCTGCCGGCCACCCCCGCCCCGGAGCGGCCCGCGCCCTCCCCGGGCGTGCGGGACCTGGTACCCGCCAGCCGCCCCCCGGCGGTCGCGCCACCGCCGGAACCGGCGCAGGTGCACTACGAGCGCTGGCGCTTCCCGGCCACCCCGCAGTCGGTCTCCGCGCTGCGCCGAGCCCTGCGCCGGCTGTTCGCCACCGCCGAGCTGGACGAGGACCAGGCCTACGACCTGCTGCTGGCCGCCTGCGAGGCGGTGACCAACGCCGTGGAGCACGCCCAGGACCCCACCGAGCCGTTCGTGGACGTCGCCGCCGAGGTGGGCGGGGGGCGGGTCCTGATCACGGTGCGCGACCACGGCCAGTGGCGCGAGCGGGTGCCGAGCATGGACCGCGGCCGGGGTTCGACGTTGATGAGCGCGTTCGCCGACATCAGCGCCGTCCCGAGCCCGGAGGGGACGACCGTCACCATCCGCGTGCCGCGCACCGACGGTCCGCCCGAGGCCGGGGCACCCGCCTAG